From Psychroflexus torquis ATCC 700755, the proteins below share one genomic window:
- a CDS encoding DUF6427 family protein → MLTRFFSHSKPIAFTIISILFTVAFFIENFLSKSVEVSTSFIVNKIGLLAVFLFIIFLLNFMVKRNKIHKSNTYAVSIFVFLSIAFPELLRSSEFILSYLFLLLSMRKILSLKTNKDVKQKIFDSGFLLMISILFDPFHLLFLIFIYLGVIMYASQNYRHFIIPLFGIIVAFVMYTSFILIIENSFLNYSIYLPRFSSIENPFTNFKYSFLLSLSLLFLLWIIIQFPKIYNRSKLHVRESISLVLVFLVVSLAVLILNETSISVDIIYLIFPLSILIGNYFQLNSTKKWIKEVFYALMLGGIVFSSII, encoded by the coding sequence ATGCTAACAAGGTTTTTTAGTCATTCAAAACCCATTGCTTTTACTATCATTAGCATCTTGTTTACTGTGGCTTTTTTTATTGAAAATTTTCTATCGAAATCTGTAGAAGTGAGCACGAGCTTCATCGTTAATAAAATAGGCTTATTAGCCGTTTTTTTGTTCATCATTTTCCTGCTCAATTTTATGGTAAAACGCAATAAGATTCATAAATCAAACACCTATGCAGTGTCGATCTTTGTCTTTTTAAGCATTGCCTTCCCTGAATTGTTGAGATCTTCTGAGTTTATTTTAAGCTATTTATTTTTACTCCTCTCGATGAGAAAAATTTTAAGTTTAAAAACAAATAAAGATGTAAAGCAGAAGATTTTTGACTCTGGATTTTTATTGATGATTTCAATTCTCTTTGACCCTTTTCATCTCTTATTTTTAATTTTCATCTATTTAGGAGTCATCATGTATGCTTCACAAAATTATAGACACTTCATCATACCTTTGTTCGGTATTATTGTAGCTTTTGTTATGTATACCTCTTTTATTTTAATAATAGAAAATAGCTTCTTAAACTACTCCATTTATCTACCTCGTTTTAGTAGTATAGAAAACCCTTTCACCAATTTTAAATACAGTTTTTTATTAAGCTTGTCTCTGTTGTTCTTGTTATGGATTATTATTCAATTTCCGAAGATTTACAATCGTTCAAAACTCCATGTAAGGGAAAGTATAAGCCTCGTATTAGTTTTCTTGGTTGTATCTCTTGCAGTACTTATACTTAACGAGACTTCAATTTCTGTGGATATTATTTATCTTATTTTTCCTTTATCTATTTTAATAGGGAATTACTTCCAACTAAACTCTACCAAAAAGTGGATCAAAGAAGTTTTTTACGCTCTTATGCTTGGCGGTATAGTTTTTTCTTCCATAATTTAA
- a CDS encoding DUF6341 family protein, whose product MKDFFESIASLFQDVLFLPYDALRELQEDSWWAANGLNFFFIFIVFVAFLYWMKQLKNADDNHKEDKSVKAHSFLGKDAELD is encoded by the coding sequence ATGAAGGATTTTTTTGAAAGTATTGCAAGTTTATTTCAAGATGTGTTGTTTTTACCTTACGACGCTCTTAGAGAATTACAGGAAGATTCTTGGTGGGCCGCTAATGGATTGAACTTTTTCTTCATATTCATCGTTTTTGTTGCTTTTCTTTATTGGATGAAGCAACTAAAAAATGCTGATGATAATCATAAAGAAGACAAAAGCGTTAAGGCTCATTCATTTTTAGGAAAGGATGCGGAATTAGACTAA